In the Harmonia axyridis chromosome 3, icHarAxyr1.1, whole genome shotgun sequence genome, one interval contains:
- the LOC123675571 gene encoding translation initiation factor IF-2, mitochondrial — translation MTMLMKLFRFNSMRLILHPTMLEHGDLRCLHSSNILYKKRKTAEERKSVRSMQFPEKSKMPVIQVWRYITPREISQIINKDMKYMYELFSDKMTHPDNPIEDLKFLQQIMKRGGYRMEVIKKPSNEIEELEDLDIYPRPKADKSLLKPRPPVVTIMGHVDHGKTTLLDALRHSCVVEKEFGGITQHIGAFSVELDSGAKVTFLDTPGHAAFHAMRARGANVTDIVVLVVAADDGVMDQTVESIRMAKQARVPILIAINKIDSHKADIERTKKTLLEAGLQIEEYGGDIQSIPISALKRQNLGALVEALVLQAELLEIKSDYTGPVEAVIVESRVDPYRGKLCTIVVKRGTLKKGSILVAGTAYGKVRTIKDAVDKIMIEATPGYAVEIDGWKEFPSAGELVLEVETEKRAREVIRIREKKLSLQKALEDKEIILQKAEEDRKVYEEKLKLRRRLGRYKLKQEGPRKPEKEDDTRTLFNIIIKGDVDGSVEAIIDTLDTYNSDLCEMDLVHFAVGTVTESDIELAKTFNAVIYAFNLTIPMHIQEMAETSEVSIKQFNVIYKLVDDVKEELNVRIPPIEVEEVTGEATVLQQFIINQGKKQIPVAGCKCTKGALKKNGIFKLIRNENIIYTGPLSSLRHLKNEVDTIKANSECGLQLKDKTVTFEQGDNIQCLEKVMKPRVVNWDPGF, via the coding sequence GACAATGTTGGAACATGGAGATTTGAGATGTCTGCATTCTAGCAATATTTTGTACAAGAAACGTAAAACGGCGGAAGAGAGAAAATCTGTGAGATCTATGCAATTTccagagaaatcaaaaatgccTGTTATACAAGTTTGGAGATATATTACTCCCAGAGAAATAAGTCAAATTATAAATAAAGACATGAAATACATGTATGAATTATTTTCAGACAAAATGACACATCCCGATAATCCTATcgaagatttgaaatttttacaacaaataatgaaaagaGGTGGATATCGAATGGAAGTAATTAAAAAGCCATCAAATGAAATAGAAGAATTAGAGGACCTTGATATTTATCCTAGACCCAAGGCAGATAAGTCTTTGTTAAAACCACGACCTCCTGTAGTAACTATTATGGGCCATGTTGATCATGGTAAAACAACTCTACTAGATGCATTGAGACATTCTTGTGTGGTTGAAAAAGAATTTGGTGGTATTACTCAGCATATTGGGGCATTCTCTGTAGAATTAGATTCTGGTGCTAAAGTAACGTTCTTAGATACACCTGGACATGCAGCTTTTCATGCTATGAGGGCAAGAGGAGCAAATGTAACAGATATAGTGGTACTTGTGGTTGCAGCAGATGATGGAGTTATGGACCAGACAGTAGAATCAATAAGAATGGCAAAACAAGCAAGAGTACCAATTCTCATAGCCATAAACAAAATTGATTCTCACAAAGCAGACattgaaagaacaaaaaaaacattGCTGGAAGCAGGTTTACAAATTGAAGAATATGGTGGAGACATACAGTCTATTCCTATTTCAGCTTTGAAAAGACAGAACTTGGGTGCTTTAGTTGAAGCTTTGGTTCTTCAAGCTGAATTGCTAGAAATAAAATCTGACTATACAGGTCCAGTGGAAGCTGTTATAGTGGAAAGTAGAGTGGATCCATACAGAGGGAAGTTATGTACCATTGTGGTTAAAAGAGGAACATTGAAAAAGGGCTCTATATTAGTAGCAGGAACAGCTTATGGAAAGGTTAGAACTATAAAGGATGCAGTTGATAAAATAATGATTGAGGCAACTCCTGGTTATGCAGTAGAAATTGATGGTTGGAAAGAATTTCCATCTGCTGGAGAGTTAGTTCTTGAAGTGGAAACAGAAAAAAGAGCTAGAGAGGTGATACGAATTCGAGAAAAGAAGCTGAGCCTCCAAAAGGCTCTAGAAGACAAAGAGATTATTTTACAGAAGGCAGAGGAAGACCGTAAGGTgtatgaagaaaaattgaaattgagaaGGAGATTAGGCAGGTATAAACTCAAACAAGAAGGTCCCAGAAAACCAGAAAAGGAAGATGATACTAGAACacttttcaatataattataaaaGGAGATGTAGATGGCTCTGTAGAAGCCATAATTGATACATTGGATACTTATAATTCAGATCTTTGTGAAATGGATTTGGTCCATTTTGCAGTAGGAACAGTAACTGAAAGCGATATAGAACTTGCCAAAACTTTTAATGCTGTGATATATGCCTTTAATCTTACCATTCCAATGCACATACAAGAAATGGCAGAAACGTCTGAggtttcaataaaacaattcaatGTTATTTATAAGCTAGTAGATGATGTTAAAGAGGAGCTCAATGTTCGTATACCTCCCATTGAAGTTGAAGAGGTAACTGGAGAGGCAACAGTATTAcaacaattcatcataaatcaaGGCAAAAAGCAGATTCCTGTTGCAGGTTGCAAGTGTACAAAAGGTGCTCTAaagaaaaatggaatttttaagTTGATTaggaatgaaaatattatttatactgGGCCCTTATCTTCTTTGAGACATCttaaaaatgaagttgataCAATAAAGGCTAATTCTGAATGTGGATTACAATTGAAAGACAAAACGGTTACCTTTGAACAGGGAGATAATATACAGTGTTTAGAAAAAGTAATGAAACCTCGAGTTGTCAATTGGGACCCtggtttttaa